One Diospyros lotus cultivar Yz01 chromosome 1, ASM1463336v1, whole genome shotgun sequence genomic window carries:
- the LOC127795913 gene encoding uncharacterized protein LOC127795913 isoform X2, whose protein sequence is MEKRGEEEEEDGEEIVCIDRSFFINDDYQLTTFTFGSQVLQLFCLQSASTDFDLTGQLVWPGAKLLNNYISQTPEMLRGCSVIELGSGVGVTGILCSKFCHDVVLTDHNEEVLKILKKNIELHSSSESTEKLEWGNSHDLNQILERHPEGFDLVLGADISFNSLASPCFLILCNSFSALGISGTANSCWLMYPEPKSWMPWLSVKLLGMDC, encoded by the exons ATGGAAAAgagaggtgaagaagaagaagaagacggagAGGAGATAGTTTGTATAGACAGATCTTTCTTCATCAATGACGA TTATCAGCTTACTACCTTCACATTCGGGTCCCAAGTTCTTCAGCTCTTTTGTCTCCAATCTGCCTCAA CTGATTTTGATTTGACGGGGCAGTTGGTATGGCCTGGAGCAAAGCTTCTGAATAATTACATTTCTCAGACTCCTGAGATGCTTCGAGGATGTTCTGTCATAGAATTAGGCTCTGGTGTTG GTGTTACTGGAATTCTATGCAGCAAATTTTGCCATGATGTTGTATTGACTGACCATAATGAGGAAGTTCTCAAG ATCCTGAAGAAAAATATAGAGCTCCACTCATCTTCTGAAAGTACCG AGAAGCTAGAATGGGGAAATTCCCATGACCTCAACCAAATATTAGAAAGACATCCGGAAGGATTTGATCTGGTTCTTGGTGCTGATATTT CTTTCAACAGTCTAGCATCCCCTTGCTTTTTGATACTGTGCAACAGCTTCTCTGCACTCGGGATATCGGGCACTGCAAATTCCTGCTGGCTTATGTATCCCGAGCCAAAGT